The Meiothermus sp. region GACCCCGTTCCGAGTGCCATGGGCTCCAACCTGCCCTTTGGCGGCTACAAAAACTCCGGCTTAGGCCGCGAGGGGGGGCACTGGGGCATGGAGGAGTTCCTCGAGACCAAGCTCATCTCTTTCTTGCTGCCCTGAAAGCCACCCTCAAGAGATTGGGTGGCTTCAGAAGCCATCAGAGCACACCTCTTTCTAACCGAATCTGGTATCACACCAGATTCGGTTAGTTTGTCACCCTTCGGTGACAAACTAACCCGACTGAAGTTATCCGCGTAGCGGAGGGCGATACCGCCCCTTGGAAGGGAGACGTTTTTTTGCCGACCGTCAGGGAGGAGTGTGCTCTAGGATTCAAAAAGATAACCACCCGGGTTGTTTGTTCTGAAGACTATCTTTTTGAATCCGGTATCAAAACCCATGTTGCGGTAAAGGGGGTGCGCTAGGGCAGACTTGCCGCTGCCAACTAGCGGTGGTTTCAGGCTCGAGCCCCAAAGCCCCCGCGCAACTCCTCGTTGGGGAGCGGCAGAACAAACCCCAGCGAGATTAGGACAAACAAAGCCGAGTAGAGGAAAATGTGTTGTTCGGCGGTGGTAATACCTTCTTTGAGGGCTTGTTCTAGCTTGAGCTTGGTGGCCTCGAGCTGCTTCACCACCTCGCGGGGCACCTCTTCCAAGGCCTTCTGTTGGGCTTTGGCCAGGTTTTCGTGGGTGGCCCGCACGGCCTCCTCGAGTGCTTTGGCCTGGGCTTTTTGCAGATTCTCCCGCAGCGCTGCAATTGCGGCGGACTGGGCTTGGGTTTGCGCCCGGCTCAAGCCTGCCTTGACCCCGGCGATGGCCTCTGCAAGGGCCTGGGCCTGGGCCTGTTGCAGCCCGGCTCTGATCTGGGCGGTGGCCTGCTGTAAGGCGGTTTGAACAAGTTGGGGTGCTTGGGCCTCGAGGCCTGCTTGCACCTGGGCCAGCACCGCGGCGCGGGCTTCGGGGGGCGGGGGGTTATCGAGGAGGCCCCGCAAGCGTGGATCGAGCCGCGGGTTGGCCCGCAAGGCTTGCGCTGCTTGGGGGTCTTTTTGCCAGGCAGCCTCGAGCAAGCGCAGGGTTTCTTGTAGTTGGGCCTCGACCCGCGCTGCAATGCCACCCTGGGGAATCTGGCGCTTGAAGGCAGGGGGAATTTGGGGGTTTTGTTGAACGGCCTGGTAAGCTTTTGCATCCCCGCGCAGGGCGGCAATCAGCAGGTTTTCTAGTTGGCGGAACTGGGCCGGGATGCCGCCCCTGACCAGCTTGGACTTGAACTCGGCGGGAAGGTTGGGGTCGCGCATCAGGGCTTCGTAGGCCTGGGTATCGCCCTTCAGGGCTGCTACCATTTGGTTTTCCAGGAGGCGGAACTGGGCTGGAATACCGCCCTTGACCAGTTTGGTCTTAAGGTCGGCGGGGACTTGAGGGTCTTGGATGAGCGCGTTGTAGGCAGCCAGGTCTCCCTGGAGGGCTGCTGTCACCTGACGCTCGAGCTGCTGGAACTGGGCCGGGATGCCGCCCCTGACCAGCTTGGACTTGAACTCGGCGGGAAGGTTGGGGTCGCGCATTAGGGCTTCGTAGGCTTGCACATCGCCTTTGAGCGCGGCAACCACCTGCTGCTCTAGCTGCTCAAACTGGGCCGGAAGCCCGCCTTTGACCAGGCCCTCTTTGGCCTGGGCGGGTACCTTCGGGTCGCGCATTAGGGCTTCGTAGGCCTGCACATCGCCTTTGAGCGCGGCCACGATCTGGGCCTCGAGCCCGGCAAACTGCTCGTCGAGGTTAAAGCCCACGCCGGCTTCGTTACTGCGCTGCACCAGTGCACCGGGACGGCAGGCCGCATCGTCCGGGAACACCTTGCAAGTCTCGGCGGTGAGGTTTTTAGCCAGGAGCGTGCCCATCAGGGCGATACCCACCGTGGAGCCGATCTGCCGCATGAGCTGGGTAAAGGCCGTAGCCGAGCCCAGCCGCTGGGGCGGCACATTGTTCTGGGCCGCAATCTGCAAAAGAGACTGGGCCGGGCCCAACCCCAGCCCCAGCAGGAAGAAGAGCAGCACCGCCAGCCAGAGCGGGGTGTCCAAGCTGATCAAAAAGTGCAGCGTGAGGAAGATGGCCAAAAGCCAGCCTGTCCCCAGCAGCAGCAGGGGTTTGAAGCGGCCCAGTCGGCCCGAGAGCACCCCGCTGCCGGTGGCTCCCAGCACCACCCCCAGCGTGAGGGGCAGCACCGTCACCCCCGAGGCCGAGGCCGAGACCCCCTTGACTACCTGTAGGTACAGCGGCAGGAAGGCCACCGCCCCCAGAAAAGCCGGGCCGTAGAAGAAGGTAGCCGCCGAGGCCAGGCTGAAGCTCCGCACCCGCAAAACCGAAAGGTCGAACAGCGGATGCTCCTCGCGGTTTTGCGACCAGACCCAGAGTACCAGAGCCCCTGCGCTAAAGGCTAAAAGGCCGATTATCTGAGGGCTTAGCCAGGCATAGCTGCTGCCACCCCAAGAGAAGGCCAGCATCAGGGGTACCGTCCAGGCTACCAGCAGAACCGCACCTAGATAGTCGAAGCGTTCGCGATGCTCCGGACTCAGGCGTGGCATAAAGCGCAAGATGAACCACAAGGCCACCGCTCCTACCGGCATGTTGATGTAGAAAACCCAGTGCCAGGAGAAGTGGTCGGTGAGCAGCCCCCCCAGCCACGGGCCCACTGCGCTGCTTACGCCAAAGATGGCGCCAAAGAGCCCACCCACCCGTCCGCGCTCGCGTGGAGGAAACAGCACCGCGATGGTGGTCAGGGCCAGGGCGAACAAAGCCCCGCCCCCAATACCTTGCAGACCCCTGAAGAGGATAAGTTCGGGCATATTTTGAGCCAGGCCCGATAGTGCAGAGCCCACCAAGAAAATAGCTATGGCCACGAGCAGAATGGTTTTGCGGCTAAAAAGCTCGGTAAGGCGGCCAAAGATGGGGGCCGAAACCGTGGAGGCCAGCAGATAGGAGGTAGTGACCCAGGCATAAAGCTCGGCGCCGTTGAGGTCGGCGATGATTTTGGGCAGCGCCGTTGAGACGATGGTCTGATCCAGCGCGGCCAGAAAAAGCCCCAACAAAATGCCAATGAGGGTTAGAAGGGTTTCGCGGGGCATGCCGCCAGAAGCTGTGGGAGTTGACTCGAGGGGAGGGTTGTTCATGGTTGTTCCTTTGAGGGAGGGGCTTCTTCCTGGGCCAGCACTTCCAGCCATTGGGCAAACTGCTGGCGTTGGGCCGGGGTTAGTCGCGCCAGCCGGCGTTCCAGGGCCGCTAGGATGTGCCGACGGCTTTCCTCCAGCACCGTCCGGCCAGCCGGGGTCAGCTCGAAGCGATAGCGGCGCAGGTCGGCAGGATCCAGCGAGCGCACCACCAGTCCGGCCTGCTCGAGCCGTTTCAGCATCTGGCTGATGGTGGGTGCCGGTATCTGCATGGCCCGCACTGCCTCGGTGGGGTAGTGGTGGTGCTCGATTTCGGCCAGGAGCCAGGGGTCGGTGGGGGCCAGGCCCAGGCGCTCGAGGTGGGGCACCGCTTCCTCTCGCAGCCCACGGGACAACCGCCATAGGTTGGTAAGTAGGCTCCAGGTCATACTTGTGCTAATATAGTTTCAAAATGAACTATTGTCAATAGAAGTATTTACTTTCATATTTTTTATTGGCAAACCATGTCCCGCCATTGCTTCGCGCACGGCGTGGTATGAGATAGGCATTCGGAGGCGTCTCCGGGCCGCCTGCGCTACAATCGTGCACATGATCCTCTCCACCGACCCCCCCGCCCATGCCGTGCTGGTGGATAGCCGCTCGCCCGCCGAGTATGCCCAAGGCCACTTAAGAGGAACCTGGAACGACGTAAACGGCTGCAGGCGATGTGGCTGGTACGTCGAGGCAAAGCTGCACAGGATGCGGCCAAAGAAGTGGGGATTGGACGTAAAACCCTCAACCGGTGGCTGGCTTGGTATCGGGCCGGGGGATTGCAGGAGGTGTTGAAGCGCGTACCGGGCTGGGGGGTCAAGGTCAGTCGAGCCTGGTTGGATCAAGACCAACAACTGGAACTGCGAGCCGAGAGTGCCCAAGGAAGC contains the following coding sequences:
- a CDS encoding DHA2 family efflux MFS transporter permease subunit: MNNPPLESTPTASGGMPRETLLTLIGILLGLFLAALDQTIVSTALPKIIADLNGAELYAWVTTSYLLASTVSAPIFGRLTELFSRKTILLVAIAIFLVGSALSGLAQNMPELILFRGLQGIGGGALFALALTTIAVLFPPRERGRVGGLFGAIFGVSSAVGPWLGGLLTDHFSWHWVFYINMPVGAVALWFILRFMPRLSPEHRERFDYLGAVLLVAWTVPLMLAFSWGGSSYAWLSPQIIGLLAFSAGALVLWVWSQNREEHPLFDLSVLRVRSFSLASAATFFYGPAFLGAVAFLPLYLQVVKGVSASASGVTVLPLTLGVVLGATGSGVLSGRLGRFKPLLLLGTGWLLAIFLTLHFLISLDTPLWLAVLLFFLLGLGLGPAQSLLQIAAQNNVPPQRLGSATAFTQLMRQIGSTVGIALMGTLLAKNLTAETCKVFPDDAACRPGALVQRSNEAGVGFNLDEQFAGLEAQIVAALKGDVQAYEALMRDPKVPAQAKEGLVKGGLPAQFEQLEQQVVAALKGDVQAYEALMRDPNLPAEFKSKLVRGGIPAQFQQLERQVTAALQGDLAAYNALIQDPQVPADLKTKLVKGGIPAQFRLLENQMVAALKGDTQAYEALMRDPNLPAEFKSKLVRGGIPAQFRQLENLLIAALRGDAKAYQAVQQNPQIPPAFKRQIPQGGIAARVEAQLQETLRLLEAAWQKDPQAAQALRANPRLDPRLRGLLDNPPPPEARAAVLAQVQAGLEAQAPQLVQTALQQATAQIRAGLQQAQAQALAEAIAGVKAGLSRAQTQAQSAAIAALRENLQKAQAKALEEAVRATHENLAKAQQKALEEVPREVVKQLEATKLKLEQALKEGITTAEQHIFLYSALFVLISLGFVLPLPNEELRGGFGARA
- a CDS encoding MarR family winged helix-turn-helix transcriptional regulator, encoding MTWSLLTNLWRLSRGLREEAVPHLERLGLAPTDPWLLAEIEHHHYPTEAVRAMQIPAPTISQMLKRLEQAGLVVRSLDPADLRRYRFELTPAGRTVLEESRRHILAALERRLARLTPAQRQQFAQWLEVLAQEEAPPSKEQP
- a CDS encoding winged helix-turn-helix domain-containing protein; translated protein: MWLVRRGKAAQDAAKEVGIGRKTLNRWLAWYRAGGLQEVLKRVPGWGVKVSRAWLDQDQQLELRAESAQGSFRTYEEARQWVQQRFGVQYSYKGLYGLMARWKIHPKVPRPSAAKADAAAQARWKKGGSKP